A window of the Paenibacillus woosongensis genome harbors these coding sequences:
- a CDS encoding sensor histidine kinase, which yields MKGLFKAIAIFFGLLLIVYCVFLLENSGDKKSTEQTIGHWEIAWTSDKELDLTEQNLKKLEWIQVSTQAPAPERPKDATAQWIKIDLPELSLESSTVLISKIYGKHILAIYNGAKIYESDRNYNYEINSVILPVDKVDAEQSLYIGVSSQRRIGIPNEIQVGEYQELLKKYVKGNISDFILGSTLIFIAVIMLACTVFLRSDNLVIWVSLCAVFLSSGVIVITYSSFLYWLFEDLGKVYVTLFDAALFILLPAFTFFFEKVFGPGYYSIIRKFRNFQVVYSVICALLLILNELTSGRIFPIYNLISQEFLGFIMITQFVLLLSIVTIYTIQKNKDAVIFSIGFLILAVFGIGELVWFYSQNSFYDLYLWKWGVICFLISLIIILGRRFAENHEQVVEYSKQLEMFNNELQRSEKMEIISEMAASVAHEVRNPLQVTRGFIQLLAEKHENSEKVYLNMALDELDRASNIITDFLTFAKPEVGKVATLNLMQEFIHIEGILVPMANLQGGKIAVNIPDNLLIKGNSSKFKQAIINIIKNSIESLHGEGDIQVWGYKEDDWVFVHIKDNGEGMDSDVLARLGEPYFSNKTKGTGLGLMVTFRIIEVMQGEITFLSEKGIGTEAIIRFPSRED from the coding sequence ATGAAGGGGTTATTCAAGGCCATAGCCATCTTTTTTGGATTATTACTCATTGTATATTGTGTTTTTCTATTAGAGAATTCTGGTGACAAAAAATCAACTGAACAAACGATAGGGCATTGGGAAATTGCATGGACAAGCGATAAAGAATTGGATCTTACTGAGCAGAATTTAAAAAAACTTGAATGGATTCAGGTTTCTACACAGGCTCCGGCACCTGAAAGACCCAAGGATGCAACTGCCCAATGGATAAAAATTGATTTACCCGAACTTAGTCTAGAATCATCTACGGTTCTTATTAGTAAGATCTACGGAAAACATATTTTAGCGATTTATAATGGGGCTAAAATTTATGAATCTGATCGCAATTATAACTATGAAATCAATAGCGTGATTTTGCCCGTGGATAAGGTTGATGCTGAGCAATCTCTTTACATTGGGGTATCATCTCAAAGGAGAATAGGCATTCCAAACGAAATTCAAGTCGGTGAATATCAGGAACTCTTAAAAAAGTATGTTAAAGGAAATATTTCTGATTTCATTTTGGGCAGCACGCTTATATTTATCGCAGTGATTATGTTAGCTTGTACGGTATTTTTAAGATCAGATAATCTTGTAATCTGGGTATCTCTCTGTGCTGTGTTTTTATCTAGCGGCGTAATTGTAATCACGTACTCATCCTTCTTATACTGGTTATTTGAGGATTTGGGTAAGGTGTACGTAACATTATTTGATGCTGCTTTATTTATCCTACTTCCGGCATTTACATTTTTCTTTGAGAAAGTTTTTGGACCAGGTTATTACTCAATAATTCGCAAATTTAGAAACTTTCAAGTAGTTTATTCAGTAATTTGTGCATTATTGCTTATTCTTAATGAATTGACATCAGGCAGAATTTTTCCGATTTATAATTTAATATCACAAGAATTTCTCGGGTTTATAATGATTACCCAATTTGTATTGCTATTGAGCATTGTGACTATATATACAATTCAAAAGAATAAAGATGCGGTTATTTTTAGTATAGGATTTTTAATTTTAGCAGTGTTTGGAATTGGTGAACTAGTTTGGTTTTATTCTCAAAATTCGTTTTATGATTTGTACTTGTGGAAGTGGGGTGTAATATGCTTCCTGATTTCCTTAATTATTATTTTAGGAAGAAGATTTGCTGAAAATCATGAACAAGTGGTCGAGTACTCAAAGCAGTTAGAGATGTTTAACAACGAACTGCAGCGTTCTGAGAAAATGGAGATTATCAGCGAAATGGCTGCTTCAGTGGCTCATGAAGTGAGAAATCCATTGCAAGTCACTAGAGGATTCATTCAATTATTGGCTGAAAAGCACGAGAACTCCGAGAAAGTCTATTTAAATATGGCTCTGGACGAACTTGACCGCGCATCGAATATCATCACTGATTTTCTTACTTTTGCTAAGCCGGAAGTAGGAAAGGTGGCCACACTAAATTTGATGCAGGAATTCATACATATTGAAGGAATCTTGGTTCCCATGGCTAATTTACAGGGTGGAAAAATCGCAGTTAATATCCCGGATAATTTATTAATCAAAGGAAATTCATCAAAATTTAAGCAGGCTATTATTAATATCATTAAAAATAGTATCGAATCTCTTCACGGAGAGGGAGATATCCAGGTATGGGGGTATAAAGAAGATGATTGGGTCTTTGTTCATATTAAAGATAACGGTGAGGGAATGGATTCTGATGTGTTAGCCCGACTTGGTGAACCGTACTTCTCTAACAAGACAAAGGGAACAGGGCTCGGCCTTATGGTAACGTTTAGAATAATAGAAGTTATGCAAGGGGAAATCACTTTCTTGAGTGAAAAAGGAATAGGTACTGAAGCAATTATTCGCTTCCCGTCAAGAGAAGATTGA
- a CDS encoding carbohydrate ABC transporter permease: MEKTQKRGTAGLKFTKAIIYVVCIFLAILSIFPFWIMFVNATRSTAEIQSGLSLLPSTHLISNLQVLLGKSFDPIQGFLNSFIISSSATILTVYFSSLAAYGLVTYNWKLRNAFFTFILCVMMIPAQASAIGFYQFMYKLQWTNNFLPLILPAIAAPAVVFFMRQYLLATLSLEIVEAARVDGSGEYKTFNRIILPLMIPAVATQAIFAFVANWNNLFMPLILLTKKEMYTMPIMVSLLRGDIYKLEFGSIYLGLALTALPLFIVYFLLSRYIIAGVALGGVKE; the protein is encoded by the coding sequence ATGGAAAAAACTCAGAAAAGGGGAACCGCCGGTCTAAAGTTTACCAAGGCGATCATCTATGTTGTCTGTATTTTTCTGGCGATCCTCAGCATCTTTCCGTTTTGGATCATGTTTGTAAACGCTACACGCTCTACAGCTGAAATCCAAAGCGGTCTTTCGCTGCTTCCTTCCACTCACTTAATAAGCAACTTGCAAGTGCTGCTCGGCAAGAGCTTTGATCCTATTCAAGGATTCCTGAATTCGTTCATTATCTCCAGTTCGGCAACCATCTTAACGGTCTACTTCTCGTCCTTGGCGGCTTATGGACTAGTGACCTATAATTGGAAGCTGCGCAACGCATTTTTTACTTTTATCCTTTGTGTAATGATGATTCCTGCTCAGGCAAGTGCGATCGGATTCTATCAGTTCATGTATAAATTGCAATGGACGAATAATTTCCTTCCGCTGATATTGCCTGCCATAGCAGCACCGGCGGTAGTGTTCTTCATGCGCCAATACTTGCTAGCAACGCTGTCGCTAGAAATCGTAGAAGCCGCGCGTGTAGACGGATCTGGAGAATATAAAACATTCAACCGGATCATTCTGCCGTTGATGATACCAGCAGTGGCGACGCAGGCCATCTTTGCCTTTGTAGCCAACTGGAACAACCTGTTTATGCCGCTCATTTTGCTAACCAAAAAAGAGATGTATACGATGCCGATCATGGTAAGTTTGCTTCGCGGTGACATTTACAAGTTGGAATTCGGCTCGATCTACCTGGGGCTGGCCTTGACGGCATTACCGCTGTTTATCGTTTACTTCCTGTTATCTCGGTATATTATCGCAGGGGTAGCCCTGGGAGGCGTGAAAGAGTAA
- a CDS encoding carbohydrate ABC transporter permease, translating into MRRKVVNYSKYGYFFTFPFVVAFVIFSLYPILYTAVIGFTDMKGLVPKPIHILDNPFQNFKDLIFNNPSFRKSLFNTGLLWIVNFIPQIVLALLLTAWFTNQRLKIKGQGAFKVLFYMPNIITASTIAILFSTMFAYPMGPINSLFQSLGLSDAPIYFLQDKTTVRGIVSFIQFWMWYGNTLIILIAGVMGINPALFESASIDGANGIQTFFRITLPSLRTILLFTLITSMVGGLTMFDIPQLFLLGGPDDSTLTTTMFIYGQAFKGSYLYNRAAAASMILFAIAAFLSAILFYVMRDRDAAKLKKAEKENRKSARAAVEREV; encoded by the coding sequence ATGCGTCGCAAGGTTGTCAACTATTCGAAATATGGTTATTTTTTTACCTTCCCGTTTGTGGTTGCATTTGTGATTTTCTCGTTGTATCCCATTCTATACACCGCGGTCATTGGGTTTACAGACATGAAGGGCTTAGTGCCCAAGCCAATTCATATTCTGGATAACCCATTTCAGAACTTTAAGGATCTCATTTTTAATAATCCCTCGTTCAGGAAGTCTCTGTTCAATACAGGGCTGCTCTGGATAGTCAATTTCATCCCTCAGATCGTTCTCGCGCTTTTGCTTACGGCATGGTTCACGAATCAGCGCCTTAAAATAAAGGGACAAGGTGCATTTAAGGTTCTGTTCTATATGCCTAATATTATTACTGCAAGTACCATCGCCATACTTTTTAGCACGATGTTTGCCTATCCGATGGGCCCAATCAACAGTTTGTTTCAGTCACTGGGATTGTCCGATGCTCCGATCTATTTCCTTCAGGATAAGACGACAGTGCGCGGCATTGTATCATTCATTCAATTCTGGATGTGGTACGGCAACACATTGATCATTCTTATTGCAGGCGTTATGGGTATAAATCCCGCTCTATTCGAGTCTGCGTCAATCGACGGTGCGAACGGAATTCAAACCTTCTTCCGCATCACACTGCCGAGTCTGCGTACAATATTGCTGTTCACGCTGATTACATCGATGGTCGGCGGTTTAACGATGTTCGATATTCCACAGTTGTTCCTTTTGGGAGGGCCAGACGATTCCACGCTTACCACGACCATGTTCATCTATGGGCAAGCGTTCAAGGGCAGCTATTTATATAATCGCGCTGCAGCGGCGAGTATGATCCTGTTTGCGATTGCGGCGTTCCTGTCTGCAATACTGTTCTACGTAATGCGCGACCGTGATGCGGCAAAGTTGAAGAAAGCGGAAAAGGAAAATAGAAAGTCTGCCCGTGCAGCAGTAGAGAGAGAGGTGTAA